Proteins encoded within one genomic window of Polynucleobacter duraquae:
- the soxY gene encoding thiosulfate oxidation carrier protein SoxY, which translates to MNQQRRSVLKYSAVFGLMASTGLISTAQAQEWNKAAFEGKSLDDVFKILGAGSPDKSAAVTLNAPDIAENGAVVPVGITTTLKAEQMAILVEKNPSSLAAQFFIPAGTEPFVTTRIKMGQTSNVYGLVKADGKWLMTVKEVKVTLGGCGG; encoded by the coding sequence ATGAATCAGCAGCGTCGCAGTGTATTGAAGTACTCAGCAGTGTTTGGCTTGATGGCTTCTACAGGCCTTATTAGTACAGCTCAAGCCCAAGAGTGGAATAAGGCCGCTTTTGAAGGCAAGAGCTTGGATGATGTCTTTAAAATTTTAGGTGCTGGTAGCCCAGATAAATCTGCCGCAGTTACATTGAATGCCCCTGATATTGCCGAAAATGGTGCGGTAGTTCCTGTTGGAATTACTACTACGCTTAAAGCGGAGCAAATGGCAATCTTGGTTGAAAAGAACCCAAGCTCACTCGCTGCCCAATTCTTTATTCCTGCTGGTACAGAGCCATTCGTTACTACCCGCATCAAGATGGGTCAAACATCCAATGTCTATGGATTAGTTAAGGCTGATGGCAAGTGGTTGATGACTGTTAAAGAAGTCAAAGTAACGCTTGGTGGTTGCGGCGGTTAA
- the soxA gene encoding sulfur oxidation c-type cytochrome SoxA, with amino-acid sequence MQRKLTLGLATGLVAALLTMTSSVSAQKSATDDIAKYREMIADGNPSELYEAAGEELWKKPAGPKNATLEQCNLGLGPGVVKGAAAQLPRYFKDTNKVQDLESRLMTCMQVLQGRDPQEMIDAPFQKGPKKDMEAIVAYVVTLSKGEKIKVSTAHPKEKEMYDLGKRAFFFQGGPMDFSCASCHAENGKRIRLQDLPNITEQKGAALGWGYWPAYRVSSGQFWTMQQRLNDCFRQQRFPFPIYGSDVTIALSMYMAKTGNGGTVETPGLKR; translated from the coding sequence ATGCAGCGTAAATTGACCTTAGGGCTAGCTACTGGTTTAGTAGCAGCTTTATTAACAATGACATCTTCGGTGTCAGCACAAAAGAGTGCTACTGACGATATTGCTAAATATCGCGAGATGATTGCCGATGGAAATCCTTCAGAGCTCTACGAGGCGGCAGGTGAAGAGTTGTGGAAAAAGCCAGCTGGCCCCAAGAATGCAACACTTGAGCAATGTAATCTGGGTTTAGGGCCTGGGGTAGTAAAGGGTGCAGCGGCACAACTGCCGCGCTACTTTAAAGACACAAATAAGGTTCAAGATTTAGAGTCACGCTTGATGACGTGTATGCAGGTATTGCAGGGTCGCGATCCACAGGAAATGATTGATGCTCCATTCCAAAAGGGTCCTAAAAAGGATATGGAGGCTATCGTTGCCTACGTTGTTACTTTATCTAAAGGTGAAAAGATTAAGGTAAGTACCGCTCATCCAAAGGAAAAAGAGATGTATGACCTTGGTAAGCGCGCTTTCTTCTTCCAGGGCGGTCCAATGGACTTCTCTTGCGCATCTTGCCATGCTGAAAACGGCAAGCGTATTCGTTTGCAAGATTTACCAAACATTACAGAGCAAAAGGGCGCAGCTTTAGGTTGGGGTTATTGGCCAGCCTACCGCGTATCGAGCGGTCAATTTTGGACGATGCAACAACGCTTAAATGATTGTTTCCGTCAGCAACGCTTTCCGTTCCCTATATATGGCTCGGACGTGACTATCGCTTTGTCTATGTATATGGCAAAAACCGGCAATGGCGGAACTGTCGAAACACCTGGCTTAAAGCGTTAA
- the soxB gene encoding thiosulfohydrolase SoxB — MSLNRREFLQALAIASAGGMSLQSNFASAQTTAQKFYDLPKFGNVHFLHFTDCHAQLLPIYFREPNVNLGIGAQEGKTPHLVGEYFLKANGIKPGTRDAHAFTYLDYVAAAQNYGKMGGFAHMATLIKQIKTSRPGALLLDGGDTWQGSGTSLWTNGQDMVDAALLLGVDVMTPHWEMTLGEKRVMEIVNGDFKGKVSFVAQNIKTADFGDSVFNPYVMKVQNGIQVAVIGQAFPYTPIANPRYFTPDWTFGIQEENLQKTINEVKAKGAKVVVLLSHNGMDVDLKMASRVTGLDAIMGGHTHDGVPIPVKVKNSNGVTLVTNAGSNSKFLGVLDFDVKGGKPVDFRYKLFPIFSNMIPADPAMNKLIAKVRAPYEAKLNEKLATTDGLLYRRGNFNGSFDQLILDGLMAQKNAEIAFSPGFRWGTSLLPGQAITRENLLDQTAITYPYTTVTNMTGETIKTILEDVADNLFNPDPYYQQGGDMVRVGGMQYTIDPAASAGKRISDMRLNGKDIDPSKTYKVAGWAPVSEDAKNAGGEAIWDVMERHLRDVKVVKAVKLNEPIIKGVKNNPGMVSL; from the coding sequence ATGTCTTTAAATCGACGCGAATTTTTGCAAGCATTAGCTATAGCCTCCGCAGGTGGCATGAGTCTGCAATCCAATTTTGCTAGTGCGCAGACAACAGCTCAAAAATTCTATGATTTACCTAAGTTTGGTAATGTACATTTTTTGCACTTCACTGATTGCCATGCCCAGTTATTGCCAATCTATTTCCGTGAGCCCAATGTCAATCTTGGTATCGGGGCGCAAGAAGGTAAGACGCCTCACTTAGTCGGCGAATATTTTCTAAAAGCGAATGGCATTAAGCCGGGAACGCGTGATGCGCATGCCTTTACTTATCTTGATTACGTTGCAGCTGCGCAAAACTACGGCAAGATGGGTGGCTTCGCCCATATGGCAACTTTGATTAAGCAAATTAAAACAAGTCGTCCAGGTGCGCTGTTATTGGACGGTGGAGATACTTGGCAGGGCTCAGGCACATCACTCTGGACCAATGGTCAAGATATGGTTGATGCGGCCTTGCTGTTAGGTGTTGATGTCATGACTCCCCACTGGGAAATGACCCTCGGTGAAAAGCGCGTCATGGAGATTGTGAATGGCGATTTCAAGGGCAAGGTTTCTTTTGTTGCTCAAAATATTAAGACGGCAGACTTTGGTGACTCCGTCTTTAATCCGTATGTTATGAAAGTGCAGAACGGTATTCAAGTGGCAGTAATTGGCCAGGCCTTCCCTTACACCCCAATTGCTAATCCACGTTACTTCACACCAGACTGGACATTTGGTATTCAGGAAGAAAATCTTCAGAAGACCATTAATGAAGTAAAGGCTAAGGGTGCAAAAGTAGTTGTGTTGCTGTCCCATAACGGTATGGACGTTGATTTAAAGATGGCATCCCGTGTTACTGGCTTGGATGCAATCATGGGTGGCCATACGCATGATGGCGTTCCGATTCCAGTCAAAGTAAAGAACTCGAATGGGGTAACTTTAGTTACCAATGCAGGTTCTAATAGTAAATTCTTGGGCGTACTCGATTTTGATGTCAAGGGCGGCAAGCCAGTAGATTTTCGCTACAAGCTTTTCCCAATTTTCTCAAATATGATTCCGGCTGATCCTGCGATGAATAAGCTGATCGCTAAAGTACGAGCCCCATATGAAGCGAAGCTGAATGAAAAATTAGCCACAACAGATGGTCTTTTGTATCGCCGTGGTAATTTCAACGGCAGTTTTGACCAGTTAATTTTGGATGGATTGATGGCTCAGAAGAATGCGGAGATTGCTTTCTCTCCAGGCTTCCGTTGGGGCACCAGCTTATTGCCAGGACAAGCTATTACCCGTGAGAACTTGTTAGATCAAACCGCCATTACCTATCCATACACCACGGTTACCAATATGACTGGTGAAACGATCAAGACCATCTTGGAAGACGTGGCGGACAATTTATTTAACCCCGATCCCTATTACCAACAGGGTGGCGACATGGTTCGTGTAGGCGGTATGCAATACACCATTGATCCCGCGGCATCTGCTGGTAAGCGGATTAGTGATATGCGTTTAAATGGTAAGGATATTGATCCTAGCAAGACATATAAGGTTGCTGGCTGGGCACCAGTTAGCGAAGATGCTAAGAATGCTGGTGGTGAAGCAATTTGGGATGTGATGGAGCGCCATTTGCGTGATGTGAAAGTGGTGAAGGCCGTGAAGCTCAATGAGCCGATCATTAAGGGCGTCAAAAATAATCCTGGAATGGTTTCCCTCTAA
- a CDS encoding c-type cytochrome, with protein MFKLDKLKIRLGVAALITVVAQFVFAQSGSTKFPGIGRVATPSEVAAWDIDVRPDFKGLPKGSGSVEKGQIIWEAQCSSCHGTFGESNEIFTPISGGTTKDDLKTGRVASLKDTKQPQRTTLMKLSTVSTLWDYIYRAMPWNAPRSLTPDDTYALVAFILSLGEIVPDDFVLSDKNIAEIKMPNRNGMTTKHGFWNVKDKPDVNGNACMHNCVSFVQIGSTLPDFARNAHDNIAEQNRMYGPYRGADSTKPPIKQLPGASGTGLAHAADTHSSAAKGTAALFKNENCSACHAPNAKLVGPSIADIVKKYEGQSGAVDRLMTKVKLGGAGVWGSIPMPAQAQLSDEDRKALVVWMLSGGK; from the coding sequence ATGTTCAAGTTGGATAAATTGAAGATCCGCCTAGGAGTTGCGGCGCTCATTACAGTGGTTGCGCAATTCGTATTTGCTCAATCGGGTTCAACAAAATTTCCTGGTATTGGTAGAGTGGCGACTCCTTCTGAAGTTGCAGCTTGGGATATTGATGTGCGTCCAGACTTTAAGGGCTTGCCAAAAGGATCTGGTTCAGTTGAAAAAGGACAGATTATTTGGGAAGCTCAATGTTCCAGTTGTCACGGTACCTTCGGTGAGTCTAATGAAATCTTTACACCTATTTCTGGTGGTACTACTAAGGATGATCTGAAGACGGGTCGAGTTGCCTCATTAAAAGATACAAAGCAGCCGCAAAGAACCACTTTAATGAAGCTGTCTACAGTATCCACATTGTGGGATTACATCTACCGTGCGATGCCGTGGAATGCGCCTAGATCGCTAACTCCTGATGACACCTATGCATTGGTTGCATTTATTTTGAGTCTTGGCGAAATTGTTCCTGACGATTTTGTTCTGAGCGATAAGAATATTGCTGAAATTAAAATGCCGAACCGTAACGGCATGACGACTAAGCACGGCTTTTGGAATGTAAAAGATAAGCCTGACGTCAATGGCAATGCATGTATGCATAACTGTGTTTCGTTTGTGCAAATTGGATCAACCTTGCCAGACTTTGCTCGCAATGCGCATGATAATATTGCAGAGCAAAATCGTATGTATGGCCCATATCGCGGTGCAGACTCTACAAAACCACCGATTAAGCAATTGCCTGGCGCTTCAGGCACCGGTTTGGCACATGCAGCAGATACCCATTCTTCCGCAGCAAAAGGTACGGCAGCACTGTTTAAAAATGAGAACTGCTCAGCTTGTCATGCCCCTAATGCCAAGTTAGTTGGGCCTTCAATTGCAGATATTGTCAAAAAATATGAAGGTCAAAGTGGTGCAGTGGATCGGTTAATGACCAAGGTGAAGCTTGGGGGAGCGGGTGTTTGGGGTTCAATCCCGATGCCAGCTCAAGCACAGCTTTCTGATGAGGATCGCAAGGCTTTGGTGGTTTGGATGCTTTCAGGCGGTAAATAA
- a CDS encoding YeeE/YedE family protein — protein MDAVDISSLSKSVLFATFAVTFLLGAVMQKTGFCSMGAVSDIFIMSSWGRLKQWFLAIGVAIIGFALMSYLGLIDPLKSFYTSNRFLWLSSIVGSTLFGFGMVLSSGCGSKTLVRIGGGNLKSIIVFIVLGLSAYMTMKGFLGVIRVNTLDSVFIALNTSQDLPSILAPITGIARNNLHLALGLVVGFAFIAYALANKAFWTAENLFAGTFVGLAICAVWWISGNLGFVSEDPNTLEEVFLVTNSGRMESLSFVAPYAFSLEWLMLYSDTSKVITVGIAAVIGMISGSACISILTKSFRWESFRDTEDTANHLIGATLMGFGGVTALGCTVGQGLSGISTLAIGSLLALPGFIFGAYLALLYLETRNAPNPCS, from the coding sequence ATGGATGCGGTAGATATTTCTTCTCTTAGCAAATCAGTTTTATTTGCTACCTTTGCAGTGACTTTCCTGTTGGGTGCAGTGATGCAAAAAACAGGTTTCTGTAGCATGGGTGCAGTCTCAGATATTTTTATTATGTCTAGCTGGGGTCGTTTAAAGCAATGGTTTCTGGCCATCGGCGTGGCGATTATTGGTTTTGCTTTAATGTCTTACTTAGGGCTCATTGATCCACTGAAAAGTTTCTACACCAGCAATAGGTTTTTATGGCTATCTTCAATAGTAGGCAGTACGCTATTTGGTTTTGGCATGGTTCTTTCATCTGGCTGCGGTAGCAAGACGCTTGTTCGTATTGGTGGCGGTAATCTGAAATCCATCATCGTATTTATCGTCCTTGGACTTTCGGCTTACATGACGATGAAGGGCTTTCTGGGTGTGATTCGCGTCAATACTTTGGATTCGGTCTTCATTGCACTTAATACATCTCAAGATTTGCCAAGTATCTTAGCTCCAATTACTGGCATTGCGCGCAATAACTTACACCTAGCTTTGGGTTTAGTGGTGGGATTTGCCTTCATTGCTTATGCACTTGCAAACAAAGCTTTCTGGACCGCTGAAAACCTATTTGCCGGAACTTTTGTTGGCCTAGCTATTTGTGCTGTTTGGTGGATATCAGGCAACTTGGGCTTTGTTTCTGAGGATCCTAATACCTTAGAAGAGGTTTTCTTGGTAACTAACTCTGGTCGAATGGAGAGCCTCTCCTTTGTAGCGCCATATGCGTTCTCGCTTGAATGGTTGATGCTTTACAGCGATACTTCAAAGGTGATTACTGTTGGCATTGCTGCTGTCATTGGAATGATTTCTGGATCAGCCTGTATTTCTATTTTGACTAAGTCATTTCGTTGGGAAAGCTTTCGCGACACTGAAGATACAGCCAACCATTTAATTGGTGCGACTTTAATGGGGTTTGGTGGTGTTACGGCGCTTGGCTGTACTGTCGGCCAAGGCTTAAGTGGAATCTCCACATTGGCAATCGGATCGCTGCTTGCCTTGCCAGGATTTATCTTCGGCGCCTACCTAGCCC
- a CDS encoding DsrE family protein yields MKKLLQCLATTFALFAMAAYAAGPTEVVYHIDDAESQGIKGLRNIRNHLDVSPQTKIIVVTHANGVDIMMEGAKDKKNGIEYAPLVGALKSRGVRFEVCEITLKNRNLKKDQFILDTDFTPSGVVRVADLQNQSRFAYIKP; encoded by the coding sequence ATGAAAAAATTACTTCAGTGCTTAGCGACTACTTTTGCCTTGTTTGCTATGGCTGCCTACGCTGCAGGGCCCACTGAAGTGGTGTATCACATTGATGATGCTGAATCACAGGGCATCAAAGGTCTGCGTAACATACGCAATCATTTGGATGTTTCCCCGCAAACCAAAATTATTGTCGTTACTCATGCCAATGGCGTCGACATCATGATGGAAGGTGCCAAGGATAAAAAGAACGGAATTGAATACGCACCTCTAGTTGGCGCTCTAAAGTCACGTGGTGTTCGGTTTGAGGTCTGCGAGATTACGCTAAAGAACCGTAATCTGAAGAAGGATCAATTTATCCTAGACACGGACTTCACTCCATCAGGAGTGGTTCGAGTGGCTGACCTTCAGAACCAAAGCCGTTTTGCTTACATAAAGCCTTAA
- a CDS encoding MBL fold metallo-hydrolase has protein sequence MQWSYVELRSEILRVLSLVLVLLFISATPTHASDDLILKPIQVAPHTYFVQGLPEMGSSKNQNFISNAGFVITPKGVVVVDALGSPALAKKLIAEIKKLTSQKVVAVIVTHYHADHVYGLQEFKRGGAKIYAQGEGRNYISSETAKQRLIASRIDFAPWVNASTNLISADVWIDQNFILTVGGVEFKIGRVGPAHAPEDLIVYVPSENVLFAGDLVFRGRIPFVGNADSKGWLQALNEIESLNPSIVIPGHGAHSINPIEDIRFTREYLRYLRQSMTKSAIDMDPFEEAYRQTDWSEYEGMPLFRAANRMNAYNVYLSIQAE, from the coding sequence ATGCAGTGGTCGTATGTTGAATTGCGCTCAGAAATACTACGAGTGCTTTCACTTGTTTTGGTCTTACTATTTATATCTGCAACTCCTACTCACGCATCCGATGATTTGATCCTGAAGCCTATTCAAGTAGCCCCACATACGTATTTTGTACAAGGCTTGCCAGAAATGGGTAGCAGTAAAAATCAAAACTTTATTTCTAATGCGGGTTTTGTGATTACTCCCAAAGGTGTAGTGGTGGTTGATGCTCTAGGTTCACCAGCGCTTGCCAAGAAACTCATTGCAGAAATTAAAAAGCTTACATCTCAAAAAGTAGTTGCCGTCATCGTAACGCATTACCATGCAGATCATGTTTATGGACTTCAAGAGTTCAAGCGTGGTGGAGCGAAGATTTATGCGCAAGGAGAAGGCAGAAACTATATTTCCTCTGAAACTGCTAAACAGCGCTTGATTGCATCACGAATTGATTTTGCCCCCTGGGTAAATGCCTCTACTAATTTAATATCGGCAGATGTCTGGATAGATCAGAATTTCATACTTACTGTCGGGGGCGTGGAATTTAAGATAGGTAGAGTGGGTCCCGCTCATGCGCCTGAGGACTTAATTGTTTATGTACCCTCTGAAAATGTCCTTTTTGCAGGCGACTTAGTTTTTCGGGGTCGCATTCCCTTTGTTGGCAATGCCGATAGTAAGGGCTGGTTGCAGGCTTTGAATGAAATTGAATCACTAAACCCCAGTATTGTGATTCCTGGCCACGGCGCGCACTCCATCAATCCAATTGAAGATATCCGCTTTACACGGGAGTATTTACGATATTTGCGCCAATCGATGACCAAGTCGGCTATCGATATGGACCCTTTTGAGGAGGCCTATCGGCAGACTGATTGGTCAGAATACGAGGGAATGCCTTTGTTTAGGGCGGCAAATCGCATGAATGCCTACAACGTATACCTCTCAATTCAGGCGGAATAA
- the soxX gene encoding sulfur oxidation c-type cytochrome SoxX, which yields MKITHLKQLLAATGFIFAAGLMQTPALAQQKNDPKFNKMIQDSFRAEAIAGLDRIDQDATQKFCSDPKFADSKQGQAMREKIQKINMDTIKQPSDGKYIGDWKNGERIAQSGRGATWSDKADAPVGGGCYNCHQIDAKEISYGNIGPSLTGYGKMRGYSPEVVTYTWNRINNSKAYNACSNMPRFAHFKLLNEKQIQDVMALLLDPESPVNK from the coding sequence ATGAAAATTACACACTTAAAACAACTCTTAGCTGCTACTGGATTTATTTTTGCTGCTGGCTTAATGCAGACTCCTGCTCTTGCACAGCAGAAAAATGATCCAAAATTTAACAAGATGATTCAAGATAGCTTCCGCGCCGAAGCTATTGCGGGATTGGATCGCATCGACCAAGATGCAACTCAAAAGTTCTGTTCTGATCCTAAGTTTGCTGATAGTAAACAAGGTCAAGCTATGCGCGAGAAAATCCAGAAGATCAATATGGATACTATCAAGCAGCCATCTGATGGGAAGTACATTGGTGACTGGAAAAATGGTGAGCGAATCGCGCAAAGTGGTCGTGGAGCCACATGGTCTGATAAGGCTGATGCCCCAGTTGGCGGTGGTTGTTATAACTGCCATCAAATTGACGCCAAAGAAATTTCTTATGGGAACATCGGTCCATCTTTGACTGGATACGGCAAAATGCGTGGATATTCTCCAGAGGTTGTAACTTATACCTGGAACCGAATTAACAACTCCAAGGCGTATAACGCATGCAGTAATATGCCTCGCTTTGCCCACTTCAAGTTATTAAATGAGAAGCAAATACAGGACGTCATGGCTTTACTGCTTGATCCAGAATCACCTGTGAATAAATAA
- the soxZ gene encoding thiosulfate oxidation carrier complex protein SoxZ, whose protein sequence is MADPMRVRAAESGGTVDVKILMKHDMESGQRKDAAGKTIPQWFISTINVTANGKKVFAGEFGPAVSKDPFLNFKYKGAKGDKIAVTWNDNKGDKRTDEATVS, encoded by the coding sequence ATGGCTGATCCAATGCGCGTAAGAGCTGCTGAAAGTGGCGGTACTGTTGACGTAAAAATCTTGATGAAACACGATATGGAATCTGGTCAGCGTAAAGATGCTGCCGGCAAAACTATTCCTCAGTGGTTTATCAGCACTATTAATGTTACGGCCAACGGCAAAAAAGTATTTGCTGGCGAATTTGGTCCTGCAGTTTCTAAGGACCCATTTTTGAACTTTAAGTACAAGGGTGCTAAGGGCGACAAAATTGCTGTGACTTGGAATGATAATAAGGGCGATAAACGCACTGATGAAGCAACTGTTTCTTAA